A window of Verrucomicrobiia bacterium contains these coding sequences:
- a CDS encoding tetratricopeptide repeat protein encodes MKAASPSPTPSAPLIFSRRSFDPAAEIKAWCLERADEWYEQKELALARDFLKHALEIDPHDVEVWIALGSLQFALGSHRQALLSFTQARELDPTNAKVFLHLAATHQQLGENAEAEWHFKEALTADPKSSEVIKLYSGFLMAQNRLTDARLLLEFGLGSNLEDVELFLRLGVCCYRAEDLRAAYSCFKRVLQLAPSNATAIENLQVVASITTPPRS; translated from the coding sequence ATGAAAGCAGCATCCCCTTCCCCCACTCCATCCGCACCGCTGATCTTCAGCCGCCGCAGTTTCGACCCCGCCGCCGAGATCAAGGCCTGGTGCTTGGAACGCGCCGATGAATGGTACGAGCAGAAGGAACTTGCCCTCGCCCGCGACTTTCTGAAACACGCGCTCGAAATCGATCCGCACGACGTGGAAGTCTGGATCGCGCTCGGCAGCCTGCAATTTGCACTTGGCAGCCATCGCCAGGCTCTCCTCTCATTCACACAAGCGCGCGAACTGGACCCCACGAATGCGAAAGTGTTCCTTCATCTGGCCGCTACCCATCAGCAATTGGGCGAGAACGCCGAGGCGGAATGGCATTTCAAGGAAGCCCTGACGGCGGATCCGAAAAGCAGCGAAGTCATCAAGCTTTACTCGGGTTTCCTGATGGCGCAAAACCGCCTCACCGACGCCCGCCTCCTCCTGGAATTCGGACTCGGTTCCAACCTCGAAGACGTCGAGCTCTTCCTGCGCCTGGGTGTCTGCTGTTATCGCGCGGAAGACCTGCGCGCTGCATATTCCTGCTTCAAGCGCGTACTTCAACTCGCCCCGTCGAATGCAACCGCAATCGAGAATCTGCAGGTTGTGGCTTCCATCACCACCCCTCCTCGATCGTGA
- a CDS encoding flagellin, whose translation MIISTNITSQVSAHNLEASQSRLSKSLSRLSSGSKIVNPADDAAGMAVGSRLTAQIRRLDAARANVGNAISFTQTQDGYLKKIADALTRMSELSLQAQDVTKSDEDRALYQSEFTQLTEFVNTTAGKDFNGVSLFSGASLDVTLDSEGNTLTMNGISLATAVYADVLNSDVSTRAGARLALESVKEAITELSQKRAGIGAYQSRLNYTNDQLTVSKENLTAANSRIQDVDVAEESTEFAKQNILVQSGTAMLAQANSLPQSVLRLLQQ comes from the coding sequence ATGATCATCAGCACCAACATCACATCGCAGGTCTCCGCACATAATCTCGAGGCCAGCCAATCGCGCCTGAGCAAGTCCCTGTCGCGCCTGAGTTCGGGCAGCAAGATTGTGAATCCTGCTGACGACGCAGCCGGCATGGCTGTCGGATCCCGCCTCACCGCGCAGATCCGCCGCCTCGATGCCGCACGCGCCAACGTGGGCAACGCCATTTCCTTCACCCAGACGCAGGACGGTTATCTCAAGAAGATAGCCGACGCCCTGACCCGCATGAGCGAACTCTCGCTCCAGGCGCAGGACGTCACCAAGTCGGATGAAGATCGCGCTCTTTATCAAAGCGAATTCACGCAACTCACCGAGTTCGTCAACACAACGGCCGGCAAGGATTTCAACGGCGTCAGCCTGTTCTCCGGCGCCAGCCTGGATGTGACACTCGATTCCGAGGGCAACACGCTGACGATGAATGGCATCAGCCTCGCCACCGCCGTGTATGCGGATGTGTTGAACTCCGACGTGAGCACCCGCGCGGGAGCCCGCCTGGCGCTTGAGAGCGTGAAGGAAGCGATCACCGAACTTTCACAGAAACGCGCCGGCATCGGTGCGTATCAGTCGCGGTTGAACTACACGAACGATCAATTGACGGTCAGCAAGGAAAACCTGACCGCCGCCAATTCGCGGATTCAGGACGTGGATGTCGCCGAGGAATCCACGGAATTTGCGAAGCAGAATATTTTGGTGCAATCCGGCACGGCCATGCTGGCTCAGGCGAACAGCCTGCCCCAGAGCGTCCTGCGGTTGCTGCAGCAGTAA
- a CDS encoding polysaccharide pyruvyl transferase family protein, translating into MNQFRELWLGSPQASVAAILNSPLAEQLGEVDAVVINGEGTIHHDGGRHLLMILAAAQELKIPTFLVNSVLQGLDTGFDVLQRLDDLTVRDQRTADYLTELKIPHRLVMDSILHARFAATPDRDFSGKVVITDHHSSRDADVGEWIRSLRSELGESAVLYPFYHKDRFHDWSHAVANLSTAKLVITARHHGVYVAGLAGIPFVALGSNTWKIEGTLAMFNNRIPICSSERQLREAVRLAVSNPGLYHEFREFLLSQCPLTTLDRFSQQFQPNRANTTL; encoded by the coding sequence GTGAACCAATTTCGCGAACTTTGGCTGGGATCGCCCCAGGCATCGGTCGCCGCCATTCTCAACAGCCCGCTTGCCGAACAACTTGGAGAAGTCGATGCCGTTGTGATCAATGGCGAAGGAACCATTCACCACGATGGCGGCCGACACTTGCTGATGATCCTCGCAGCCGCGCAGGAACTCAAAATTCCCACCTTTCTGGTCAACTCCGTCCTCCAGGGTTTGGATACAGGGTTCGACGTCCTGCAGCGCCTCGACGATTTGACTGTCCGCGATCAGCGTACCGCCGACTATCTGACGGAACTCAAGATTCCGCATCGCCTCGTAATGGACTCGATTCTGCATGCTCGATTTGCAGCAACTCCCGATCGCGATTTCTCAGGCAAGGTTGTCATTACAGACCATCACTCAAGCCGCGATGCAGATGTAGGTGAATGGATTCGTTCGCTGCGGTCGGAGCTCGGCGAATCCGCAGTGCTCTATCCGTTCTACCACAAGGATCGTTTTCACGATTGGAGCCACGCCGTGGCGAATCTCTCGACCGCCAAACTGGTGATCACGGCGCGGCATCATGGCGTTTACGTTGCCGGCCTTGCGGGTATTCCGTTCGTGGCGCTTGGATCCAACACTTGGAAAATCGAAGGCACCCTCGCGATGTTCAACAACCGCATTCCGATCTGCAGCTCCGAACGCCAGCTTCGCGAAGCCGTTCGGCTGGCCGTCAGCAATCCTGGTCTGTACCACGAGTTCAGAGAGTTTCTCCTCAGCCAATGCCCGCTCACGACACTCGACCGCTTCTCACAACAGTTTCAACCGAACCGGGCAAACACCACGTTATGA